The Flavobacteriaceae bacterium 3519-10 genome includes a window with the following:
- a CDS encoding Aspartate ammonia-lyase → MENFRHESDLLGTLQVPANAYYGVQTQRAIDNFKISGQYLSSYPHFIAALGMVKKAAAKTNYELGLLQEEMYRNIAAACDELVAGELHDQFPIDMIQGGAGTSVNMNANEVIANRVLEKLGKEKGDYQFCSPNDQINLSQSTNDAYPTAIKLALLHMNADLVEKLRKIIAAFRAKGAEMNDVIKMGRTQLQDAVPMTLGQEFEAFAAILEEDISKLNTNANLFVEINMGATAIGTGINAPLGYAKLCAKNLAQISGYPVVSAPNLVEATSDTGSYVIYSSALKRLAVKLSKICNDLRLLSSGPRAGFFEINLPPMQPGSSIMPGKVNPVIPEVVNQVCYKVIGNDLTVTFAAEAGQLQLNVMEPVLSHSIMESINFLGNAMDTLREKCITGITANKEVCLYMVRHSIGIVTALNPYIGYKNSTEIAKEALETGKSVYNLVLEKGILSQEKLDEILNPANMLKPHHF, encoded by the coding sequence ATGGAAAATTTCAGACATGAAAGCGATCTGTTAGGCACACTGCAGGTTCCGGCAAATGCTTACTATGGGGTACAGACGCAGCGCGCTATCGATAATTTTAAAATTTCAGGGCAATACCTTTCGTCTTATCCGCATTTTATTGCCGCGTTAGGAATGGTGAAAAAGGCCGCTGCCAAAACCAATTACGAACTCGGTTTGTTGCAGGAGGAAATGTACCGGAATATTGCCGCTGCCTGCGATGAGCTTGTGGCGGGTGAACTACATGATCAGTTTCCGATCGATATGATTCAGGGGGGCGCCGGAACTTCGGTGAATATGAATGCAAATGAAGTAATTGCGAACCGCGTCCTCGAAAAATTAGGCAAAGAAAAAGGCGACTATCAGTTTTGTTCGCCCAATGATCAGATCAATTTATCGCAGTCTACAAACGATGCGTATCCCACTGCCATAAAACTCGCATTGCTTCACATGAACGCGGACCTCGTCGAAAAACTGCGCAAAATTATCGCTGCTTTCCGAGCAAAAGGTGCAGAAATGAACGACGTGATAAAAATGGGCCGTACGCAACTTCAGGATGCGGTGCCGATGACGCTGGGCCAGGAATTCGAAGCCTTCGCGGCAATACTCGAAGAAGATATTTCAAAACTCAACACCAACGCCAATCTTTTTGTAGAAATAAACATGGGTGCCACCGCAATCGGTACCGGCATCAATGCGCCGCTGGGTTACGCCAAGCTTTGCGCTAAAAACCTTGCCCAGATTTCGGGATATCCGGTGGTTTCGGCGCCGAATTTAGTGGAAGCAACTTCGGATACAGGCTCGTATGTGATCTATTCTTCAGCGCTGAAAAGGCTTGCAGTGAAATTATCGAAAATTTGTAATGATCTCCGTTTACTTTCATCAGGCCCGCGGGCTGGCTTTTTCGAGATTAATCTTCCGCCAATGCAGCCCGGATCATCCATCATGCCTGGAAAAGTGAATCCGGTGATTCCCGAGGTTGTGAATCAGGTTTGCTACAAAGTGATCGGAAATGACCTTACCGTAACTTTCGCGGCGGAAGCCGGGCAACTGCAGCTGAATGTGATGGAACCCGTACTTTCCCATTCGATTATGGAAAGCATCAATTTCCTCGGCAATGCGATGGATACATTAAGGGAAAAATGCATCACAGGAATTACCGCCAATAAAGAGGTTTGTCTTTACATGGTGAGACACAGCATCGGCATCGTAACTGCGCTGAACCCGTATATCGGCTATAAAAACTCCACCGAAATTGCAAAAGAGGCACTTGAAACGGGCAAAAGTGTTTATAATCTGGTACTCGAAAAAGGCATTCTGTCCCAGGAAAAACTGGATGAAATACTTAATCCTGCAAACATGCTCAAGCCGCATCATTTTTAA